The Claveliimonas bilis genome window below encodes:
- a CDS encoding FRG domain-containing protein, translating to MIKYFYADSLKAYFECIREIEEVVIGRKNVSGNYFSVEKPPILWYRGLSHVTHSLTPSLYRGKENGKGTEKYSSLHNAEEIRTQHYIAKNYHYFNLKPSSRIEWLEVMQHHGMKTRVLDWSESSVHSLIFALGAFFELIDCIANDKQTSMPCVWVMDPGGLNKEIFKEIANEITAEHPLFWTLDLKYREKKRINNILNELKRVLDKEENFFEEKDVTHLNYILNLSAIHDEYIQNLPQIKALLLQGEVVPIIYYILLRIYSEGYIQEKKALPPLSIVNPYHSERIKAQKGVFSVFPFYKEEEIDKKLRKMGIVPEGMENNKVAQDYLYKIVLLKPQRIVEEMIANGMDGGWLYPELPTMAKLIENHKVE from the coding sequence ATGATAAAATATTTTTATGCGGATTCACTGAAAGCATATTTTGAGTGTATCAGGGAGATTGAAGAAGTCGTGATAGGGAGGAAAAATGTATCTGGGAATTATTTTTCTGTTGAGAAACCTCCAATTTTATGGTACAGAGGCTTATCCCATGTTACACATTCGCTTACGCCAAGTTTATATCGTGGAAAAGAGAATGGGAAGGGGACAGAAAAATATTCCAGTCTTCATAATGCGGAAGAGATAAGGACACAGCATTACATAGCCAAAAATTATCATTATTTTAACCTGAAGCCTTCATCCCGAATTGAATGGCTGGAGGTGATGCAGCATCATGGAATGAAGACAAGAGTACTGGATTGGTCTGAATCCAGCGTGCATTCTTTGATTTTTGCATTGGGAGCTTTTTTTGAGCTGATTGATTGTATTGCAAATGACAAGCAGACAAGTATGCCATGTGTATGGGTTATGGATCCGGGTGGATTAAACAAAGAAATTTTTAAGGAGATAGCCAACGAGATCACAGCAGAACATCCGTTATTTTGGACGTTAGATTTGAAATATAGAGAGAAGAAGAGAATAAATAATATCCTCAATGAACTGAAAAGAGTTTTGGATAAGGAAGAAAACTTCTTTGAAGAGAAGGATGTGACACATTTAAATTATATTTTAAATTTGAGTGCTATCCATGACGAATATATACAGAATCTTCCACAGATAAAAGCGTTGCTGTTACAGGGGGAAGTCGTACCCATCATCTACTATATTTTGCTTCGCATTTACTCAGAAGGGTATATCCAGGAGAAAAAAGCGCTTCCACCTTTGTCAATTGTAAATCCGTATCATTCTGAAAGGATAAAGGCACAAAAAGGAGTATTCAGTGTATTTCCTTTTTATAAGGAAGAGGAAATAGATAAGAAACTTCGCAAGATGGGCATTGTGCCAGAAGGGATGGAAAACAATAAAGTAGCGCAAGATTATCTTTATAAAATTGTTTTACTGAAACCGCAGCGCATTGTAGAAGAGATGATTGCAAATGGCATGGACGGCGGATGGCTTTATCCTGAACTTCCTACTATGGCGAAGCTTATAGAAAATCATAAAGTAGAATAA
- a CDS encoding Rpn family recombination-promoting nuclease/putative transposase, with the protein MKENEKQSRILEREKLIEEVKKLTLFDDVFMSAVLEDIPACQHVLRILTGISDLSIRTVKSQYHITKLVSKRSRLDIFAESTDNQIYIIEVQKEDKENHSKRVRYYRAMADSELLRRGEGYEKLPECSLFYISQTDIWNRGSTIYPVYKYLGNTGEEYEDGQHIIFVNAEVDDYTEIAELMKYFKTADPEDDSQGALSKRVKFLKGEKKGLDIMSNFGERMEKRGEERGEKRAERRLILGLLKAGAEISLIKEASGLSEEEIEEISKKSELQEI; encoded by the coding sequence ATGAAAGAAAATGAAAAGCAAAGCCGAATTCTGGAGCGAGAAAAGCTCATAGAGGAAGTGAAGAAACTGACGCTTTTTGATGATGTTTTTATGTCTGCTGTTCTGGAAGATATTCCTGCATGTCAACATGTATTGCGGATTCTGACAGGAATTTCTGATTTAAGTATACGTACAGTAAAAAGCCAATATCATATAACAAAGCTTGTTTCCAAACGTTCAAGGTTGGATATTTTTGCAGAAAGTACGGATAATCAGATTTATATTATTGAAGTTCAGAAAGAAGATAAAGAGAATCACTCAAAAAGGGTCCGGTATTACCGTGCTATGGCAGATAGTGAACTGCTGCGCCGAGGCGAAGGTTATGAGAAACTTCCGGAGTGTTCTCTTTTTTACATCAGTCAAACAGATATATGGAACAGAGGAAGCACAATTTATCCTGTATATAAATATCTGGGAAATACCGGAGAAGAATATGAGGATGGGCAGCACATTATTTTTGTCAATGCAGAAGTAGACGATTATACTGAAATTGCAGAGCTGATGAAATACTTTAAGACAGCGGACCCGGAAGATGACAGTCAGGGGGCTTTGTCGAAGCGTGTTAAGTTTTTGAAAGGTGAAAAGAAAGGACTGGATATCATGAGTAATTTTGGAGAACGAATGGAGAAAAGGGGAGAGGAAAGGGGAGAGAAAAGAGCAGAGAGAAGATTGATTTTGGGCTTATTGAAAGCTGGGGCAGAAATCAGTCTTATTAAAGAAGCTAGCGGATTGAGCGAAGAGGAAATCGAAGAAATAAGCAAGAAATCAGAGCTCCAGGAAATATGA
- a CDS encoding amidohydrolase: MNRIADWIASHEAELTDISHDIFCHPELAYEETYSSKRLASFLENQGFQITWKTAGIDTAFTATWGNGSPRLGFLAEYDAFPEIGHACGHNLLGTGVCAAACALKNDMETSKTPGTILVYGCPAEEIMSGKIVMTKAGVFDDLDVAVMWHPFDRNRISNDIWQAQDVKNYTFHGVSAHASRSPEEGRSALDAAELMNIGVNYLREHVPGDVRMHYAYIDNHIPANVVPDTAKTNYFIRASLRSRTEEASRRVDDCARGAALMTGTSVDIELVKSCREMKINRALTELYYEAMTKIDTPTYTQEELDFAAEISREAGLNNHGIYFTGLEPLEDEPVPIAIGTDASEVSHVVPMITISAATMCKGTPLHHWAAARQAGMSIGHKGMLYAARCMAEGTKLLIETPGALEKIWEDHRREEK, encoded by the coding sequence ATGAATAGAATTGCAGACTGGATTGCTTCCCACGAAGCAGAATTAACGGATATATCCCATGATATTTTCTGTCACCCGGAGCTTGCTTATGAAGAAACCTATTCTTCCAAGCGCCTTGCATCCTTCCTGGAAAATCAGGGCTTTCAAATAACATGGAAAACAGCCGGCATTGACACCGCTTTTACCGCCACCTGGGGAAATGGCTCTCCTCGCCTCGGCTTTCTGGCAGAGTATGACGCCTTTCCGGAAATCGGCCATGCCTGCGGGCATAACCTTCTCGGCACAGGCGTATGCGCTGCTGCCTGTGCTCTGAAAAATGATATGGAAACTTCCAAAACTCCCGGCACTATCCTTGTCTACGGCTGCCCTGCTGAAGAAATCATGTCTGGAAAGATCGTCATGACAAAAGCAGGCGTATTTGACGATCTGGACGTTGCCGTCATGTGGCATCCATTTGACCGGAACCGGATCAGCAATGATATCTGGCAGGCACAGGACGTAAAAAACTACACATTTCACGGTGTCAGCGCCCATGCTTCCCGATCCCCCGAAGAGGGCCGAAGCGCGCTGGACGCTGCAGAGCTCATGAATATCGGCGTCAATTATCTTCGTGAACATGTACCGGGCGACGTGAGGATGCATTATGCCTATATCGATAATCACATCCCCGCCAATGTAGTTCCCGATACCGCAAAAACGAACTACTTTATCCGCGCTTCCCTAAGATCCCGCACAGAGGAGGCAAGCCGGAGGGTGGATGACTGCGCCCGGGGCGCTGCACTCATGACCGGAACGTCTGTGGACATCGAACTGGTAAAAAGCTGTCGGGAAATGAAAATAAACCGCGCACTGACCGAGCTTTACTACGAAGCCATGACAAAAATCGACACTCCCACTTACACACAGGAAGAACTGGACTTTGCCGCCGAAATCAGCAGGGAAGCCGGGCTTAACAATCACGGCATTTATTTCACAGGGCTGGAGCCGCTGGAAGATGAACCCGTTCCCATTGCCATCGGAACGGATGCCTCCGAAGTCAGCCACGTTGTCCCTATGATCACCATCAGCGCTGCCACCATGTGCAAGGGAACCCCTCTTCATCACTGGGCTGCTGCCCGCCAGGCCGGCATGAGCATTGGTCACAAAGGGATGCTGTACGCTGCCAGATGCATGGCAGAAGGCACAAAGCTTCTCATAGAAACGCCCGGTGCACTGGAAAAAATATGGGAGGATCATCGCCGGGAAGAAAAATAA
- a CDS encoding VanZ family protein, with protein MLQEFIAKAIWFLKIYYVENQLLVQFLLLFVITYMLLMYWLNPRLSPVLRKVLAIFCLLVELAGIAYFTLGFREIGTSHRYELEMFWSYKEWIFGGNVELGMEVINNIALFFPLGFLLNDALKKASFWKVLMLSMFLSIAVESTQLVYKIGLFELDDIFNNTMGAMAGWCLFHILRSPVRNQCRVPKRRRRYAQARL; from the coding sequence ATGTTGCAGGAATTTATCGCGAAAGCGATTTGGTTTTTAAAGATATATTATGTGGAGAATCAGCTTCTGGTGCAGTTCCTTTTGCTTTTTGTGATTACGTATATGCTTCTTATGTACTGGCTGAACCCGAGGCTGTCTCCTGTTTTGAGAAAAGTACTGGCGATTTTCTGTCTGCTTGTAGAGCTGGCAGGCATCGCTTATTTCACATTGGGATTCCGGGAGATTGGCACATCTCATCGATATGAGCTGGAAATGTTCTGGTCCTATAAAGAGTGGATTTTTGGCGGAAATGTGGAACTTGGAATGGAAGTGATCAATAATATCGCTCTGTTTTTCCCGTTGGGATTCCTTTTGAATGATGCGCTGAAAAAGGCGTCTTTCTGGAAAGTGCTGATGCTGTCGATGTTTTTAAGCATTGCGGTAGAGAGTACTCAGCTTGTTTATAAGATCGGGCTGTTCGAACTGGATGATATCTTTAATAATACGATGGGAGCAATGGCGGGATGGTGTCTCTTCCATATCCTGCGCTCTCCGGTGAGAAACCAGTGCCGGGTGCCGAAAAGAAGGAGACGGTATGCACAGGCGCGTTTGTAA
- a CDS encoding tyrosine-type recombinase/integrase → MVNENMEFEVIVRQWLDNVRLRVKESSYVKYNNLVRNHILPQLGSVKAGQMTTAVVEAFVQDKLSGGNLRGEALSGKTVKDILTLLKEICRYASYWDVEFPCHFELIRLKNCDSQIHILERQEQRKLERFLMSDESLTKTGVLLSLYMGLRLGEVCALKKENIINKEELLQVRFTMQRIQDVKMSGGRKTKIIVTEPKSSCSRRDIPIPFFLQERLKTLEKSPENAYVLTGTADKFIEPRTMENIFKRYLRECRMNEINYHALRHTFATRCIEEGFDIKSLSEILGHANVNITLNRYVHSSMEQKRKHMDRLCVSP, encoded by the coding sequence ATGGTGAACGAAAACATGGAATTTGAGGTGATTGTCCGGCAGTGGCTGGATAATGTAAGGCTTCGCGTTAAAGAATCTTCCTATGTAAAGTATAATAATCTGGTGCGCAACCACATTTTGCCTCAGCTTGGCAGTGTGAAAGCGGGACAGATGACAACCGCTGTCGTAGAAGCGTTTGTACAGGATAAGCTGTCCGGAGGAAATTTGCGGGGAGAGGCCTTGTCGGGGAAAACAGTCAAGGATATTTTGACGCTGCTCAAGGAAATCTGCCGTTATGCATCTTATTGGGATGTGGAATTTCCCTGCCATTTCGAACTGATACGGCTGAAAAACTGTGACAGTCAGATCCATATCCTGGAGAGGCAGGAGCAGAGGAAGCTGGAGCGATTCCTGATGAGTGATGAAAGCCTGACTAAGACGGGAGTTCTTTTGAGTCTGTATATGGGGCTTAGGCTGGGAGAAGTCTGTGCGCTGAAAAAGGAAAACATTATTAATAAGGAAGAACTTCTGCAGGTGCGTTTTACTATGCAGAGAATACAGGATGTAAAAATGAGCGGGGGAAGGAAGACCAAGATCATTGTGACAGAGCCGAAGAGCAGCTGTTCGAGAAGGGATATTCCGATCCCCTTCTTTTTGCAGGAAAGATTGAAAACTCTGGAGAAATCTCCGGAAAATGCATATGTCCTTACGGGTACGGCAGATAAATTTATTGAGCCGAGAACCATGGAAAATATTTTTAAGCGGTATCTTAGGGAATGCCGGATGAATGAGATCAATTACCATGCGCTTCGCCACACGTTTGCCACCAGATGCATTGAAGAGGGGTTCGATATTAAATCTTTAAGTGAAATTCTGGGACATGCCAATGTAAATATTACGCTGAACCGGTATGTGCATTCTTCTATGGAACAAAAAAGAAAGCATATGGACCGGTTGTGTGTCAGTCCTTGA
- a CDS encoding VanZ family protein: MKRKVLTAAVFFWMCLIFWFSAQPADESSNMSLSVGKIVGEIFVPDYDKWTEKEQEAFAERIDYPVRKAAHATEYACFAVLLMGMYQSYGLAGRRQIIASFLSAAAYAATDEFHQLFVPGRGCRVTDVLIDSLGAAAGILLFLAVSFLLARPAHCRKEAENVVSGTEKTT; this comes from the coding sequence TTGAAACGAAAAGTATTGACAGCGGCGGTCTTTTTCTGGATGTGTCTGATCTTCTGGTTTTCGGCACAGCCGGCGGATGAATCCAGCAATATGAGTCTTTCGGTTGGGAAAATAGTAGGAGAGATTTTCGTGCCTGATTATGATAAATGGACAGAAAAGGAACAGGAAGCATTTGCCGAGCGAATAGATTATCCGGTGAGAAAGGCGGCCCATGCCACAGAATACGCCTGTTTTGCAGTTCTCCTTATGGGAATGTACCAAAGTTATGGGCTGGCAGGCAGAAGACAGATCATTGCCAGTTTTTTGTCGGCGGCGGCTTATGCGGCAACTGATGAATTTCATCAGCTCTTTGTGCCGGGCAGAGGATGCAGAGTTACAGATGTGCTGATCGACAGTCTTGGGGCGGCGGCAGGTATATTGCTCTTTCTTGCAGTGAGTTTTCTGCTTGCCCGGCCGGCGCATTGCAGGAAAGAAGCAGAAAATGTAGTATCGGGAACAGAAAAAACCACATAA
- a CDS encoding PDDEXK nuclease domain-containing protein encodes MTSREVSFVVTEDYRAWIENIKQKIRQSQIKASVKVNYAMLDLYWDIGRDIVIKQKTAKWGDAFLPAMSKDLKKTFPNMSGFSVQNLKSIRYWYKFYNIDENGLQAVSQTDMIEKMVKSIPWGHNQRIVYKCQSIPEALFYVQKTMDNGWSRSVLEHQIDSGLYDRQGKAITNFSVKLPEPQSDLAVQTLKNPYNFDFLTLREEYDEKELEDALVNQITQFLLELGTGFSYMGRQVHIRVGESDFYIDLLFYHARLHCYVVVELKTEKFKPEFAGKLNFYVTAVNKQMKAFQDNPTIGILICKDKDDVVAEYALDDISQPIGIAEYELTKVLREEFKSSLPTVEEIENELSE; translated from the coding sequence ATGACAAGTAGAGAGGTTAGCTTTGTGGTAACAGAGGATTATAGAGCTTGGATAGAGAACATAAAACAAAAAATCAGGCAGAGCCAAATTAAGGCATCTGTGAAAGTGAATTATGCTATGCTGGATTTGTATTGGGATATAGGCAGAGACATTGTGATAAAACAGAAAACTGCTAAATGGGGAGATGCTTTTCTGCCTGCTATGAGCAAAGATTTGAAAAAAACATTTCCGAATATGTCGGGTTTTTCTGTTCAGAATTTAAAAAGTATTCGTTATTGGTATAAATTCTATAACATTGATGAAAATGGTTTACAAGCTGTAAGCCAAACGGACATGATAGAAAAAATGGTAAAAAGCATTCCGTGGGGCCATAATCAGCGAATTGTTTATAAATGCCAAAGCATTCCGGAAGCATTATTCTATGTGCAGAAAACAATGGACAACGGGTGGAGCAGATCAGTATTAGAACATCAGATTGATAGCGGACTCTATGATAGGCAGGGGAAAGCAATTACTAATTTTTCTGTAAAACTTCCAGAGCCTCAATCAGACTTGGCAGTGCAGACTTTGAAAAATCCATATAATTTTGATTTCCTCACACTCCGAGAAGAATACGATGAAAAAGAATTAGAAGATGCCCTTGTTAACCAAATTACGCAATTTTTACTGGAGCTTGGCACAGGATTTTCCTATATGGGCAGACAAGTCCATATTCGTGTTGGAGAAAGCGATTTTTATATTGATTTGCTTTTCTACCATGCCCGTCTGCATTGTTATGTGGTGGTAGAATTGAAAACTGAAAAGTTTAAGCCGGAGTTTGCGGGAAAATTAAATTTTTATGTAACTGCTGTTAATAAACAGATGAAGGCATTCCAGGATAATCCGACTATTGGAATACTCATTTGTAAAGATAAAGACGATGTTGTCGCAGAATATGCTCTTGACGATATATCACAGCCTATCGGGATTGCAGAATATGAATTGACAAAGGTACTGCGTGAGGAGTTTAAAAGTAGTCTGCCGACAGTAGAAGAAATTGAAAACGAGCTGTCTGAGTAA
- the rpsL gene encoding 30S ribosomal protein S12: protein MPTFNQLVRKGRQTSVKKSTAPALQKGYNSLKKRATDASAPQKRGVCTAVKTATPKKPNSALRKIARVRLSNGIEVTSYIPGEGHNLQEHSVVLIRGGRVKDLPGTRYHIVRGTLDTAGVAKRRQARSKYGAKRPKDAKK from the coding sequence ATGCCAACATTTAACCAGTTAGTAAGAAAAGGACGTCAGACATCTGTAAAGAAGTCAACAGCACCGGCACTTCAGAAAGGATACAACTCCCTGAAGAAGAGAGCGACAGACGCATCTGCACCGCAGAAGAGAGGCGTTTGTACAGCTGTTAAGACAGCGACACCTAAGAAACCTAACTCAGCTCTTAGAAAGATCGCCAGAGTTCGTCTGTCTAACGGAATCGAAGTAACAAGCTATATTCCGGGAGAAGGACATAACCTTCAGGAGCATAGTGTTGTTCTGATCCGTGGAGGGCGTGTTAAGGACCTTCCAGGTACAAGATACCACATCGTAAGAGGAACACTTGATACAGCAGGTGTTGCCAAGAGAAGACAGGCTCGTTCCAAATACGGAGCAAAGAGACCGAAAGACGCAAAGAAATAA
- the rpsG gene encoding 30S ribosomal protein S7, producing MPRKGHTQKRDVLADPLYNNKVVTKLINNIMLDGKKGIAQKIVYGAFDRVAEKTDKPAIEVFEEAMNNIMPVLEVKARRIGGATYQVPIEVRADRRQALALRWLTNFSRARGEKTMEERLANEIMDAANNTGAAVKRKEDMHKMAEANKAFAHYRF from the coding sequence GTGCCACGTAAAGGACATACTCAGAAAAGAGACGTATTAGCAGATCCATTGTACAACAACAAAGTGGTTACGAAACTTATCAATAACATTATGTTAGATGGTAAGAAGGGAATCGCACAGAAGATTGTATATGGAGCGTTTGACAGAGTTGCAGAAAAGACCGATAAGCCGGCTATCGAAGTGTTTGAAGAGGCAATGAACAATATCATGCCAGTACTTGAGGTAAAGGCAAGACGTATCGGTGGTGCAACATACCAGGTGCCAATCGAAGTAAGAGCTGACAGAAGACAGGCTCTGGCGCTTCGCTGGCTGACCAACTTCTCCCGCGCAAGAGGCGAGAAGACAATGGAAGAAAGACTGGCAAATGAGATCATGGATGCTGCAAACAACACAGGTGCAGCAGTTAAGAGAAAAGAAGACATGCACAAGATGGCAGAAGCAAACAAAGCATTTGCTCACTATCGATTCTAA